The DNA sequence GAGCAGGCCGTGCGGGCGAAGTCCGTGATCGTCGTGGTCGTGCGGATGCCGGACGGGTCGGCCCGGTCGCTCACGCTCGAGGCCTCCGGTCTCGGCGGCGGACGCCTGCGGGGTCTGGACCGCGCTGCGGACGTCGAACGCACCCTGCCCGTCTCGAGCATCGTGAGCGTCCGGTCCGCCTCCTGACCGCACGCACGGCCGGTAGGCTTGATCCTTATGGCTGACGGTCCTCTCATCGTGCAGAGCGACCGGACTGTGCTGCTGGAAGTAGCGCATCCGGACGCGGAGACCGCGCGCCACGAGCTCGCGATCTTCGCCGAGCTCGAGCGCGCGCCCGAGCACATCCACACGTATCGGATCACCCGGCTCGGCCTGTGGAACGCCCGCGCCGCGGGACACGACGCGGAGGACATGCTGGGGACGCTCGATCGCTGGTCGCGCTTCCCGGTGCCGCCGTCGGTGTCGATCGACATCCGCGAGACCGTGGGCAGATACGGCCGGCTCATCATCGAGCGCAACCCCGAGGGCGAGCTGCTGCTGACTGCGACCGACACGGCGGTGCTCGCCGAGGTGTCGCGCAACAAGCGGATCCAGCCGCTGCTGGTGGGGCATCCGACGCCGAATTCGTTCGTGATCGACGCGTGGGCGCGCGGACACATCAAGCAGGAGCTGCTGAAGATCGGCTGGCCGGCGGAGGACCTCGCCGGCTACACACCCGGCACGCCGCATCCGATCGACCTCGCCGAGGACGGCTGGACCCTGCGCCCGTACCAGCGCAAAGCGGTCGACATCTTCACCGACGGCGGCTCCGGCGTCGTCGTCCTCCCCTGCGGCGCCGGGAAGACGCTCGTGGGCGCGGCGGCGATGGCCGACACCAAGACGACCACGCTCATCCTCGTCACGAACACCGTGAGCGCGCGGCAGTGGCGCGACGAGCTCCTCAAGCGCACGACGCTCACCCCGGAGGAGATCGGCGAATACTCCGGCCAGGTCAAGGAAATCAAGCCCGTCACGATCGCGACGTACCAGATCCTCACCGCGAAGCGCGGGGGGCA is a window from the Microbacterium lacus genome containing:
- a CDS encoding DNA repair helicase XPB — protein: MADGPLIVQSDRTVLLEVAHPDAETARHELAIFAELERAPEHIHTYRITRLGLWNARAAGHDAEDMLGTLDRWSRFPVPPSVSIDIRETVGRYGRLIIERNPEGELLLTATDTAVLAEVSRNKRIQPLLVGHPTPNSFVIDAWARGHIKQELLKIGWPAEDLAGYTPGTPHPIDLAEDGWTLRPYQRKAVDIFTDGGSGVVVLPCGAGKTLVGAAAMADTKTTTLILVTNTVSARQWRDELLKRTTLTPEEIGEYSGQVKEIKPVTIATYQILTAKRGGQYAHLALLDALDWGLIVYDEVHLLPAPVFKLTADLQARRRLGLTATLVREDGREGDVFSLIGPKRFDAPWKEIEAQGFISPAACYEVRVDLPADDRLEYAAAADEERYRLAATAHAKIDVVRQLVKRHEGERILVIGQYLDQIDILAQALDAPQITGATPVDEREELYQAFRVGEISLLVVSKVANFSIDLPEASVAIQVSGSFGSRQEEAQRLGRLLRPKESGHTASFYTLIARDTVDQDFAQNRQRFLAEQGYSYTILDADAIAA